In one window of Methanococcoides methylutens DNA:
- a CDS encoding dihydroorotate dehydrogenase, translating to MVKITGIEFRNPTILASGIMGTTGASLVRMANSGAGAVVTKSIGPEPKIGHPNPSMVKLDCGFLNAMGLPNPSYADFDNEIKIAKEGADVPVIASIFGGNAEEFVRVAEGLADSKPDAFELNVSCPHAEGYGATIGTDSCMVEAITAAVCDAVDAPVWVKLTPNVTDIKSIGKAAENGGAAAVVAINTLRGMAIDINSGYPILGNRFGGLSGTAVKPVAIKCVYDLYEALDIPVIGVGGVSSWEDAVEMIMAGASAVQVGSAVHEGVEVFADIATGIEQFLQDNGYPGVEDITGLAHEVI from the coding sequence ATGGTAAAGATCACAGGCATTGAATTCAGGAATCCCACAATACTTGCGTCAGGTATCATGGGAACCACAGGAGCTTCCCTTGTACGTATGGCTAATTCCGGTGCAGGTGCGGTCGTGACTAAATCGATCGGACCTGAGCCGAAGATCGGGCACCCGAATCCCAGCATGGTCAAGCTGGACTGTGGCTTTTTGAATGCCATGGGTCTTCCAAATCCTTCCTATGCAGATTTCGATAATGAGATCAAGATCGCAAAAGAAGGTGCTGATGTTCCTGTGATCGCAAGCATCTTCGGTGGTAATGCCGAGGAATTTGTAAGGGTTGCAGAAGGTTTGGCAGATTCAAAACCTGATGCTTTTGAACTTAATGTCAGCTGTCCCCATGCGGAAGGTTACGGTGCTACAATAGGAACCGATTCATGCATGGTGGAAGCGATAACTGCTGCGGTATGTGATGCAGTTGATGCACCGGTTTGGGTAAAGCTGACTCCAAATGTCACTGATATAAAGTCCATAGGCAAAGCTGCCGAGAATGGTGGTGCTGCTGCGGTTGTCGCTATCAATACCCTGCGTGGGATGGCAATTGATATCAATTCCGGTTATCCTATACTCGGCAACAGGTTCGGAGGGCTTTCCGGTACTGCGGTCAAGCCTGTAGCTATTAAATGTGTCTATGACCTTTATGAGGCACTGGACATTCCTGTGATAGGGGTTGGCGGTGTATCCTCATGGGAAGATGCAGTGGAGATGATAATGGCAGGTGCAAGTGCTGTCCAGGTCGGTTCTGCTGTCCATGAAGGTGTAGAGGTCTTTGCAGACATCGCAACTGGCATAGAGCAGTTCCTGCAGGACAACGGTTATCCCGGTGTCGAAGATATTACAGGCCTTGCCCACGAGGTGATCTGA
- a CDS encoding HNH endonuclease — protein MRCLFCKKESTTSKSVEHIIPESLGNLSHILPKGVVCDNCNNYFARKVEKPFLELPAMTILRFNQMVPNKRGSTPPVSGFLMPSKCPVVLQNHLKASTISVEVPDEVFESLRNSNKMSVILPTEAPLPESPIVSRFLSKVAIEAMALKLVDHPKGLEYIVDEKQLDPIRNHARYGQNIEWPYHSRRIYDANKGWRNKTGKNIQVVHEFDIFKTEDGEYYFVICIFGLEFSINYSGPEIEGYIKWLKNHNDTSPLYSRKNPKGNYHSEITSHEYL, from the coding sequence ATGCGCTGCTTGTTTTGCAAAAAAGAATCTACAACATCTAAGAGCGTTGAACATATCATTCCAGAGTCACTCGGGAATCTGTCGCATATTCTGCCAAAAGGCGTAGTTTGTGACAATTGCAATAATTATTTTGCTAGAAAAGTCGAAAAGCCATTTCTTGAACTGCCAGCTATGACTATTCTACGATTTAATCAAATGGTACCAAATAAACGTGGTAGTACTCCTCCAGTTTCAGGCTTTCTTATGCCTTCTAAGTGTCCGGTTGTACTCCAAAACCATTTAAAAGCCTCTACTATTTCAGTAGAGGTGCCCGATGAAGTATTTGAAAGTTTGCGTAACTCAAATAAAATGAGTGTAATTCTTCCAACTGAAGCTCCTCTACCAGAAAGTCCAATAGTTTCAAGATTTTTGTCAAAGGTTGCTATTGAAGCTATGGCATTGAAATTGGTTGACCATCCTAAAGGATTAGAATATATAGTTGATGAAAAGCAACTTGATCCTATCCGCAACCATGCACGCTATGGGCAAAATATTGAATGGCCATACCATTCTCGGAGAATTTATGATGCAAACAAGGGGTGGAGAAACAAAACAGGTAAAAACATACAAGTAGTTCATGAATTTGATATATTCAAAACTGAGGATGGAGAATATTATTTTGTTATTTGCATATTTGGGTTGGAATTTTCGATCAATTACTCCGGTCCAGAAATAGAAGGCTACATTAAATGGTTGAAAAATCATAATGATACAAGCCCCTTATACTCGAGAAAAAACCCTAAAGGCAACTATCATTCTGAGATCACTAGTCATGAGTATCTATAA
- a CDS encoding GyrI-like domain-containing protein, whose product MSDIDIVEVGPQLVVGMRKTGMYELIAVMLPELFQYTFDKGIEITGGPTFICHEAGEEEAMKAEREGNADVEVAIPVAKKAEETDNIKFYQLPGGKMAKTIHKGPYEDSTDTYREFFAWIEEKGLTITGPTREIYLNDPMEVPPEEILTEIYAPVD is encoded by the coding sequence ATGTCTGATATAGATATCGTTGAAGTAGGGCCACAGCTGGTCGTAGGTATGCGAAAGACCGGAATGTATGAACTGATCGCAGTAATGCTCCCTGAACTTTTCCAGTACACATTTGATAAGGGTATTGAGATCACAGGAGGTCCAACTTTCATCTGTCATGAAGCCGGTGAAGAAGAAGCAATGAAGGCCGAGCGTGAAGGAAATGCTGATGTAGAGGTTGCTATACCGGTAGCAAAAAAGGCTGAAGAAACTGATAATATCAAATTCTATCAACTTCCCGGTGGGAAGATGGCAAAGACCATCCACAAGGGTCCTTATGAAGATAGCACAGATACCTACAGGGAATTCTTCGCATGGATCGAGGAAAAAGGACTGACCATCACAGGACCCACAAGGGAGATCTACCTGAACGATCCTATGGAAGTTCCTCCTGAGGAGATCCTTACCGAGATATACGCACCGGTGGATTGA
- a CDS encoding dihydroorotate dehydrogenase electron transfer subunit, with amino-acid sequence MRPINSKITKIVEETPSIRTFRFDTSLDDAQPGQFVMVWVRGVDEVPMGCSFKNGITVQKVGDATSRLFEMKEGDSVGLRGPFGKGFTLPAKDENILIIAGGVGVAPLGPLADEAISLGAKITTILGARTASELVFEKRFSEAGEVHLTTDDGSAGTCGFVTTVLADVDVSVYDRICVCGPEIMMFNVLKMLEEKGAHERAEFSLHRYFKCAIGVCGACCMDHEGLRVCKDGPVLNGSLLLDSEFGNYKRSSSSQRVKV; translated from the coding sequence ATGCGTCCAATTAATTCAAAGATAACAAAGATCGTAGAGGAAACTCCTTCTATCAGGACATTCCGGTTCGACACATCTCTTGATGATGCCCAGCCAGGCCAGTTTGTAATGGTATGGGTACGCGGTGTGGACGAGGTTCCCATGGGATGCTCCTTCAAGAACGGTATCACTGTACAGAAAGTAGGCGATGCCACATCCCGCCTGTTTGAGATGAAAGAAGGCGATTCCGTCGGTCTTCGTGGTCCTTTCGGAAAGGGCTTCACATTGCCCGCAAAGGATGAGAACATACTGATAATTGCTGGCGGAGTTGGCGTTGCTCCACTTGGACCGCTTGCCGATGAAGCTATTTCTCTAGGTGCGAAGATCACAACGATACTCGGTGCAAGGACTGCATCAGAGCTTGTTTTCGAGAAAAGGTTCTCTGAGGCAGGAGAAGTACATCTGACAACAGACGATGGTTCTGCCGGAACGTGCGGCTTTGTCACAACTGTTCTGGCAGATGTGGATGTGTCTGTCTATGATCGCATATGTGTCTGCGGACCTGAGATCATGATGTTCAATGTCCTCAAGATGTTAGAGGAAAAGGGTGCACATGAACGTGCAGAGTTCAGTCTCCACAGGTATTTCAAATGTGCAATCGGGGTATGTGGTGCCTGCTGTATGGACCATGAAGGTCTGAGGGTCTGCAAGGATGGGCCTGTACTGAACGGCTCCCTATTGCTTGATTCAGAGTTTGGAAACTACAAAAGGAGTTCCAGCAGTCAGAGGGTTAAGGTCTGA